A single window of Candidatus Obscuribacterales bacterium DNA harbors:
- a CDS encoding kinase/pyrophosphorylase: protein MAKDIASPFKETLAGVDTKLPVGENELIIFTLSDSSGETAEAVARAALVQFPPGYATIYRLPQARSCQQITEVVEQIAAGRAILAYTLVLPEYRETLEREAKKYNVETIDLIGPVIARVGELTGAKPMAQPGRLHMLDESYFKRIEAVDFAIRYDDGKNPDGIIQADVILVGVSRTSKTPNSMYLAHHYGLRSANIPLVMNVDPPRALFEVDKRKIIGMSIDPHLLQDIRSIRARVLGMAPDAEYADLDQIRQEVRYAKNIFRELDCHVIDVTSKAIEEISSEIYLYLRQ from the coding sequence ATGGCTAAAGATATTGCCAGCCCTTTCAAGGAAACATTAGCAGGCGTGGATACCAAACTTCCCGTTGGCGAAAACGAACTCATTATTTTTACCTTGTCGGATTCTTCAGGTGAAACAGCAGAAGCTGTCGCCCGCGCAGCACTTGTCCAATTTCCGCCAGGTTATGCAACTATCTATCGGCTGCCGCAAGCACGCAGCTGTCAACAAATTACAGAAGTAGTTGAGCAAATTGCTGCCGGTCGGGCAATTCTTGCTTACACTCTTGTACTTCCTGAATATAGAGAAACTCTCGAGCGTGAAGCTAAGAAATACAACGTTGAAACAATTGACTTAATTGGCCCTGTGATTGCCCGTGTCGGTGAACTGACAGGCGCTAAGCCAATGGCACAGCCAGGGCGTCTGCACATGCTTGACGAAAGCTACTTCAAACGCATTGAGGCAGTGGACTTTGCCATTAGATATGACGACGGGAAAAATCCGGATGGCATCATCCAAGCCGACGTTATCTTAGTAGGCGTATCAAGAACTAGCAAAACGCCGAACTCCATGTACCTTGCCCACCATTACGGCTTACGCTCGGCAAATATTCCATTGGTAATGAATGTCGATCCGCCGCGGGCACTTTTTGAAGTAGACAAACGCAAAATTATTGGCATGAGTATAGATCCGCACTTGCTGCAAGATATTCGTTCTATAAGAGCAAGAGTTTTAGGCATGGCACCAGATGCGGAATACGCTGACTTAGATCAGATACGCCAAGAAGTGCGTTATGCCAAAAATATTTTCCGCGAACTTGACTGTCACGTCATTGATGTGACATCAAAGGCTATCGAGGAAATTTCCAGTGAGATTTACCTTTACCTAAGGCAGTGA
- the ppdK gene encoding pyruvate, phosphate dikinase, with amino-acid sequence MLTSKEKTVQAIDTKRVFLFSEGAKAFEGDRKAMREKLGGKGAGLAEMTESGVNVPPGITVLTSCCREYTDNGQKMPAGLMDEITSQLSHVEAKLGRKLGDTKSPLLVSVRSGAKFSMPGMMDTILNLGLNDATVESLVKMTNNERFALDSYRRFIQMYSNVVLEISKDVFEDILDDKKHKLGIKQDTDLTAEHLKELVVEYKALVKARTGNDFPQDTAKQLAGAVEAVFKSWNNPRAIYYRNLNKIDHNLGTAVNIQAMVFGNMDNTSGTGVCFTRNPSTGEKVLYGEYLVNAQGEDVVAGTRTPKKISEMAKEMPKVYEEILLTVKSLETYYRDMQDIEFTIEQGKLYLLQTRSGKRTAAAAVKVAVDMANENIISKEEALLRVDPMQLNQLLLPSFDAKDKEKAKKEGRLLATGLNASPGAAIGQIVFSPDESEFLSSQGKKVVLVRVETCPDDIHGIVPAQGVVTSRGGMTSHAAVVARGMGKPCVAGCESFKVDLNKEEVSVAGQTLKKGEIISIDGSTGEIFKGAIEKREPELTNEFTTLLTWANQTRKLGIRANADTPEDAKIAREFGAEGIGLCRTEHMFMSQDRLPAVQEMIMSGTTAEREKALAKLLPMQREDFKGIFEAMQGLPVTIRLLDPPLHEFLPKYEDLIEQIAELKAKGDKGAVLKEKETLLRKVNELHEANPMMGLRGCRLGLLYPEISRMQVRAIFEAACALKKKGIDVYPEIMIPLVGHVNELRIARASLEATAKEVMQKEGVDLNYKFGTMIEIPRACVTADQIAEHAEFFSFGTNDLTQMTFGYSRDDAEGKFLQRYIDGIDNNGVSEKIFVDNPFEVLDRNGVGKLMKIAVDLGLKTRPELKLGICGEHGGEPSSIAFAQQLGLSYVSCSPYRVPIARLAAAQAVLNPEERDK; translated from the coding sequence ATGTTAACCAGCAAGGAAAAAACCGTGCAGGCAATTGATACCAAACGAGTTTTCTTGTTCTCTGAAGGCGCTAAAGCTTTTGAAGGTGACCGCAAAGCAATGCGTGAAAAGCTTGGCGGGAAAGGTGCTGGTTTGGCAGAGATGACCGAATCCGGCGTGAACGTTCCTCCCGGAATAACAGTTTTAACTTCCTGCTGTCGTGAATACACCGACAACGGACAGAAGATGCCGGCTGGTCTCATGGATGAAATCACGTCACAGTTATCACATGTTGAAGCTAAACTTGGCAGAAAATTGGGCGACACAAAAAGCCCGCTTTTAGTATCAGTTAGATCCGGTGCCAAATTCTCCATGCCAGGCATGATGGACACCATTTTGAACCTGGGCTTAAACGACGCAACAGTTGAATCACTCGTTAAGATGACCAACAACGAGCGCTTTGCCTTAGATAGCTACCGTCGCTTCATTCAAATGTACAGCAACGTGGTACTGGAAATCAGCAAGGATGTTTTTGAAGATATTCTCGATGACAAAAAGCACAAACTGGGAATCAAACAAGATACCGATTTAACAGCCGAGCACTTGAAAGAACTTGTTGTTGAATACAAGGCTCTTGTTAAAGCAAGAACAGGCAACGATTTCCCACAAGATACAGCCAAGCAATTGGCAGGCGCAGTAGAGGCAGTATTCAAATCCTGGAATAACCCACGCGCTATCTACTACCGTAACCTCAACAAGATTGATCACAATCTTGGCACAGCCGTAAACATCCAGGCAATGGTTTTCGGCAATATGGACAACACATCAGGCACTGGCGTTTGCTTTACGCGCAATCCCAGCACAGGTGAAAAGGTTCTCTACGGTGAGTATCTCGTCAACGCTCAAGGTGAAGACGTAGTTGCCGGTACGCGCACACCAAAGAAAATTTCCGAAATGGCTAAAGAAATGCCGAAGGTCTACGAGGAAATTCTTCTGACAGTAAAGAGCCTTGAAACCTATTACAGAGATATGCAAGACATCGAATTCACAATCGAGCAAGGCAAACTCTACTTACTGCAAACACGAAGTGGTAAGCGCACAGCTGCAGCCGCTGTCAAAGTTGCTGTTGATATGGCTAACGAAAACATCATCAGCAAGGAAGAAGCTCTTCTGCGTGTTGACCCAATGCAATTGAACCAATTGCTTCTACCTAGCTTTGACGCCAAAGACAAGGAAAAGGCCAAGAAAGAAGGTCGTTTGCTGGCCACAGGCTTAAACGCATCGCCAGGCGCCGCTATCGGACAGATAGTTTTCAGCCCGGACGAATCGGAATTTCTCTCTTCGCAAGGCAAGAAAGTTGTTCTTGTACGAGTCGAGACTTGCCCTGATGACATTCACGGCATTGTGCCTGCCCAAGGCGTAGTCACAAGTCGCGGCGGCATGACCAGCCACGCAGCAGTTGTTGCGCGCGGTATGGGCAAGCCATGTGTAGCCGGATGCGAATCCTTCAAGGTTGATTTGAACAAAGAAGAAGTTTCAGTAGCCGGACAAACATTGAAGAAAGGCGAAATTATCTCTATTGACGGTTCAACCGGTGAAATCTTCAAGGGTGCAATCGAGAAGCGTGAGCCGGAACTAACTAATGAGTTCACCACCTTGCTTACATGGGCAAATCAAACTCGCAAGTTAGGAATTAGAGCCAACGCTGACACTCCGGAAGATGCCAAAATTGCCCGCGAGTTTGGCGCCGAAGGTATCGGTCTTTGCCGCACAGAACACATGTTCATGAGCCAAGATCGCCTACCGGCTGTGCAGGAAATGATTATGTCCGGCACGACTGCCGAGCGTGAAAAAGCTCTAGCAAAATTATTGCCGATGCAACGCGAAGACTTCAAAGGTATCTTTGAAGCCATGCAAGGACTGCCTGTAACCATTCGTCTTTTAGATCCACCTCTTCATGAGTTCTTGCCGAAGTATGAAGACCTCATTGAGCAAATTGCTGAGTTGAAAGCAAAAGGGGATAAAGGCGCTGTACTTAAGGAGAAAGAGACTCTCCTGCGCAAAGTAAACGAGTTGCACGAAGCCAACCCAATGATGGGTCTGCGCGGGTGCCGTCTGGGACTTCTCTATCCGGAAATTAGCCGCATGCAAGTGCGCGCTATCTTTGAAGCAGCTTGTGCTCTGAAGAAAAAGGGAATTGATGTCTATCCGGAAATAATGATTCCACTTGTAGGTCACGTCAACGAATTGAGAATCGCCCGCGCATCGCTTGAAGCAACAGCCAAAGAAGTAATGCAGAAAGAAGGCGTCGACCTCAACTACAAGTTCGGCACAATGATTGAAATTCCACGCGCATGCGTAACAGCCGATCAAATTGCCGAGCATGCTGAGTTCTTTAGCTTCGGAACCAACGACTTAACCCAAATGACCTTTGGCTACAGTCGTGACGATGCTGAAGGCAAATTCCTGCAACGCTACATTGACGGTATAGACAACAATGGCGTTTCCGAGAAAATCTTTGTGGACAACCCATTTGAGGTATTGGACAGGAATGGCGTCGGCAAGCTCATGAAAATTGCCGTTGACTTAGGACTTAAAACACGCCCTGAACTTAAATTGGGCATCTGCGGTGAGCATGGCGGCGAACCATCGTCCATAGCCTTTGCTCAGCAACTCGGCTTGAGTTACGTTAGCTGTTCACCATATCGCGTGCCTATCGCGCGCCTGGCTGCGGCACAAGCTGTTCTCAATCCGGAAGAACGCGACAAATAG
- a CDS encoding SDR family NAD(P)-dependent oxidoreductase: MKNGRGIPEGVRVIITGASSGIGKALATQLASQYKAKLVLNARSVKLLESTVKLVEAAGGQAVGVPGDIADENLSKELVSTCIDKFGGVDILVNNAGLAKPGRIDELTTEDWKYVFGVNFFGALYATYAVLPVFMAQGHGKIVNVSSVAGKVSFPGSVCYAASKFAMTGMSEGMGAELAKKNIDVITVCPGWVRTEFFEKNNVGQRKNPTTISEKNDIEGWLMRNLLSISSEECANEVMSALAAGGSRELILTMPGVVVERLASLFPHLRYALGKRIPSER; this comes from the coding sequence ATGAAAAATGGTCGTGGTATTCCAGAAGGCGTGAGAGTAATTATCACGGGAGCTTCTTCAGGTATTGGCAAGGCGCTTGCTACTCAGCTTGCCTCTCAGTACAAAGCGAAGTTAGTGCTTAACGCTCGCAGCGTGAAACTTCTTGAAAGTACCGTCAAGTTAGTGGAAGCTGCAGGCGGGCAGGCAGTTGGTGTGCCTGGCGATATTGCTGATGAAAACTTGTCCAAAGAGTTGGTTTCCACCTGTATCGACAAGTTTGGTGGAGTGGACATTCTTGTAAACAACGCCGGCTTGGCTAAACCAGGAAGAATTGATGAACTGACGACGGAGGATTGGAAGTATGTGTTTGGCGTCAATTTTTTTGGCGCGCTTTATGCAACTTATGCGGTGCTGCCTGTTTTTATGGCACAAGGGCACGGCAAAATAGTCAATGTCTCTTCAGTTGCCGGCAAGGTTTCATTTCCGGGAAGCGTTTGTTACGCAGCTTCCAAGTTTGCTATGACCGGCATGTCTGAGGGCATGGGTGCTGAGTTGGCAAAGAAAAACATTGATGTGATAACAGTTTGCCCAGGCTGGGTGAGAACAGAATTTTTCGAGAAAAACAATGTCGGGCAAAGAAAAAATCCGACGACCATCTCAGAGAAAAACGACATTGAAGGTTGGCTTATGCGCAACTTGCTGAGCATCAGTTCTGAAGAGTGTGCAAATGAAGTTATGTCGGCTCTGGCAGCCGGCGGCTCGCGAGAGCTTATTCTCACAATGCCCGGAGTAGTTGTTGAAAGACTGGCGTCGCTCTTTCCGCACCTTCGCTATGCGCTTGGTAAAAGAATTCCTTCTGAACGGTGA
- a CDS encoding FecR domain-containing protein: MATGPKFLALILSLVVSCPWAGAATPASSSAISAKVAETHGTVFKRGFVDWEKDEWADPEPARPGDNLDEGMQVGTGDKSWAEVTWPNVTTRAWANSVFAIAPNQRLVYLLGGQMLFNLDKHRKDKKDFFVWTKVLQARIRGTTVMVQATHDVSRITVLEGVVEVMNRLDKSVIRLNPGAVYEVRTPGSNPLPPISQAQPTATPAATNPAEDIVETTDETANEQIPIKLTDKPTGRLAEIANNLKDAVFHDGIEAIENASYDGGVKVKPKLLLADLHEMTAPGQAPIMVFSDAKAETRLYPADAKGLLLHPLVQGFNFKLPSLALVQNSLNNLPPLLPPPNPNITSNLPILTNPLVTPSDTITGVVDAANIQVAQPTVQTASILKVPMADQYLVGPLVGYALPLPPQAFTGYLPAGVLTGAVETLTGNISSTNLRGQTPTNPMPQGTFVPPTTANIPQMTNFIPPTTNLPQTTNFIPPTTAPLPQVTNFVPPTTAPLPQLTNFVPPTTSVPQVTNFVPPTTAMPQMTNFVPPTATMPTMTMPVVNTFIPPTTTMPVVNSFIPPSTVNTTATMGSPININTTAPMTGGNFTIQSGLTLPK, encoded by the coding sequence GTGGCAACTGGTCCGAAATTTCTAGCGTTAATATTAAGTCTGGTTGTTTCCTGTCCCTGGGCAGGGGCAGCCACGCCGGCGTCCTCGTCTGCCATATCGGCAAAAGTGGCGGAAACGCATGGTACCGTATTTAAACGCGGTTTCGTAGACTGGGAAAAGGATGAATGGGCAGATCCTGAACCTGCTCGACCAGGCGATAACCTGGACGAAGGCATGCAGGTCGGCACAGGGGACAAATCCTGGGCTGAAGTAACCTGGCCAAACGTAACAACTAGAGCCTGGGCAAATAGTGTATTTGCAATTGCTCCCAATCAGCGCCTCGTCTATTTATTAGGCGGACAAATGCTATTCAATTTGGATAAGCACCGCAAAGACAAAAAGGACTTCTTCGTCTGGACAAAAGTCTTGCAAGCACGCATTCGCGGTACAACAGTCATGGTGCAAGCCACACATGACGTTTCAAGAATCACCGTTCTTGAAGGCGTAGTCGAAGTAATGAATCGTCTCGACAAAAGTGTCATTAGACTAAATCCAGGAGCGGTATATGAAGTACGTACACCTGGAAGCAATCCATTGCCTCCTATTAGTCAGGCACAACCGACAGCAACACCTGCAGCTACTAACCCGGCAGAGGACATTGTGGAAACAACAGACGAGACAGCAAATGAACAAATACCAATAAAGCTCACAGACAAGCCGACAGGACGACTGGCGGAAATAGCCAACAATTTAAAAGATGCCGTATTTCATGACGGTATTGAGGCAATTGAAAACGCTTCATACGACGGCGGAGTGAAAGTAAAACCCAAACTTCTTTTAGCTGATTTGCATGAAATGACTGCGCCCGGTCAGGCGCCTATCATGGTATTTTCGGATGCTAAGGCAGAAACAAGGCTTTATCCGGCCGACGCAAAAGGACTATTGCTGCATCCTCTCGTGCAGGGATTTAACTTCAAGTTGCCGAGTTTAGCCCTGGTGCAAAACTCACTCAATAACCTGCCGCCGCTTTTGCCACCACCGAATCCAAATATCACTTCCAATCTTCCAATACTGACAAATCCCCTGGTCACGCCTAGCGACACAATAACTGGAGTTGTAGACGCAGCCAATATTCAGGTAGCACAACCAACAGTCCAAACTGCCAGTATTCTGAAAGTACCAATGGCTGATCAATATTTGGTTGGTCCCTTAGTCGGCTATGCCTTACCGCTACCTCCTCAAGCTTTTACCGGCTACTTGCCGGCAGGTGTTTTGACTGGCGCTGTTGAGACCCTTACAGGAAATATCTCATCAACCAATTTGCGAGGTCAAACACCAACGAATCCAATGCCGCAAGGCACATTCGTGCCGCCAACGACCGCCAATATTCCACAGATGACAAACTTCATTCCGCCAACGACCAATCTTCCGCAAACAACTAACTTTATCCCACCAACAACGGCACCTCTCCCCCAGGTGACCAACTTTGTTCCACCAACAACCGCACCACTACCGCAACTAACCAATTTTGTACCGCCTACTACTTCAGTACCTCAAGTAACTAATTTTGTGCCACCGACTACAGCGATGCCACAGATGACTAATTTCGTGCCACCAACGGCAACTATGCCAACCATGACCATGCCTGTAGTAAACACGTTCATTCCACCAACTACGACCATGCCTGTCGTGAACTCGTTTATTCCGCCATCAACAGTAAATACGACAGCGACCATGGGCAGTCCTATCAATATAAATACAACCGCCCCAATGACTGGCGGCAACTTTACTATCCAAAGCGGCTTGACTCTTCCAAAATAA